TCCTGGATCAAAAGATACCATTTGGATGATAACAAAATTTGGAGACAGATAGTAGATAGTAAATATAATGTgagtaaccctaatattttttctTGCTCAGCTAATGGGGCCTCTCCCTTTTGGAAAGGGGTGCTTTGGGCTGCCAAGGCTGCTAAGATGGGATATATGTGGAAAGTTGGAAATGGTAGAACTATTAAGTTCTGGGAAGATCATTGGTTTGGGTCTTGCTCTTTAGCTATTCAATTCTGGGAAGTATATTTCTTGTTAAATGAGCAAAATAAAACTATTGCAGATCTTTGGGATGGTGTTTCTTTGAAAATGACTTTTAGAAGGTGTTTTGACCACAAATTGATGTTGCAATGGTTGGAAATTCAGCAAATTGCACAAACTATCTTACTGGATGATTCTAAGGATTGTTTGATTTGGAAGTGGGAAGCTAGTGGGGTTTATAGTGTTAAATCTTTATATGCTGTGGTTAACTTTGGGGGAGTTCAAACTGTTGACATACATTGTGTTTGGAAAATCAAAGTACCCCCAAAAATACATTTTTTCCTCTGGTTGCTCTTGCATAATAAGCTTCTCACTAGAGACAACCTGGTCAAATGGCAAAGTGTTGATGATctgacttgtgttttttgcaatgAGTTAGAGTCATGTCAACACTTGTTTTTTGATTGTGTGGTTGCTGCTAACATTTGGAAGGGGGCCTTGGATGTTTTGGGTATTGATTTGCAAATTTCAAACATACATGATGTTGCTGCTTTGTGGAATGACAGAAAGAAAAATAAGAAATGTAATATGATCTTTGATGCTGTTTTGAGAACTATCTGGATTACCAGAAATGACCATGTTTTCAATCGGGTTCAATGGCTGGGTATGCAGGTTTTGTGGAAACGCTTGGTATGCAGCTGTGCTCAGTGGAAGATTTTACTGAAGGAAGAGGAAAGAGAAGGGCTGATGTGTATGCTGAGCAAGTTGGAGGGAGTGGCCAGGATGCCTCCGCTATTGTGGCCGGATCCTGGGTGATTCCACAGAAAAAAGCAAGGACAACACTGGAGGTTTGTGACATGAACAGCTCGAGAGGATTTGGCCCAATGCTAATGACAACAGAAGATCTGGCAAGGACCCTTGAGGCAAATGACTTGGTCCTGGTGGGTGATGGAGCGTGCTTCCAGGTTATGGATCGTCAGTGACCTTTGTTGCGCTGGGTGATCTGTGGCTAACCCGCCTTCTTCTGTCGCTGTATGGTGTTGTGTGCTGTCTCTCGTAAGGCCTTGTTTTGTGTTGTCGTTCTGTTTTCTGCAAGTAGTGTTGGGGGGTTGTTTTTGGAGTTTGGGTGCTTGTAATGATAAAAACTCTGAATGCTGTAGACTGTTTATCTGGTTTTAATATATTGGAACCGGGGACTTGCCCCTTTTTCTCTAAAAAAAAGGACATGTGCACTTTGCCTGCAAACCTGTACTGCTGAACAACACCCTACTTTCGCAACTGCTTTCTGCAAAAGAGAAATTCCTAGCAAGACGCTGAAACAACATCGAACAATATCTTGCTACCGTCAAGGCTTTGCGGCGTCGATGGAGGCATCATTAGTCCGCTGTTTAAGCAATCCGAACCAAGCCACAACCGAGATCTCGAATCCCGTTACGACGACATCGATCACATTGTTACCAACTGTGAATCTGTGATCAAGCAACAGGCAGGGCTACTAACAACACGTTTTTCTGTCAAGTTGATGTGCAGCGTAAACGTGTATGGATGGTTGTCACGGAGCAATACCATGACGTCTCCTCCACAAGAAGAACATTAAAAAAGCGATAACATGGACCAAACAAAGCAGAGATACCTTGATCTAGAAGGACTAGTGCACTTTGCCTACAGACTTAAGTGCACAGTTGAACCTCACAATTTGCTTTTTgccaaaaaagaaaaaaggaaaaaaagaaagaaaatggtAGCTAGATGCTGATACAACATCCAACAATATCCTGCTTGCTGTTTGGGACCTTGGGTGCTTCCTGCTGCTCCACCACAAAAGCCATCCTTTCACACCACCATGATACAGACAGAGCTGTAAAAGCCAAATGTGCTCAAAAGCGCCCGTCCCTCACCATATCCCATATTCCATTCCATTCCCCAACAAAAGTCCACTATGCTACTAGGCAGCTCCTAGCTACACTACATAGTTGCTAAGCAGCTTCTGATTCCCAAATCATTCCATCCATCCAAAGGAGTCGATAGCTAGCATAGATAGGCATAGGACAACTCTGCCAAGTTATCCTCTTAGACCAACTAAATCTTACATTCCTGAAAGATTGCTCGGCAGATTCTTGCATTCAGCTGCAAGTCATCCGGGAAGAAGAACATCGGTCGGAGGGTTAGCGGCTTGAGCAGGCATTGGTTTCTGCTCATTGTTTAGTGCAGCCAGGTCTCTTTTTTACTCTTGTTTGAATGCTGGTATTTAAGGTGAGGGAGAGCTCGCAAGGAAGGAATGGCTTGGAGTGCATTGTAGCATGAGGTGGCAGTGAGGGAGATTAGAGGGTAGAAGCTTTCCCTGTTCATCTTCTTCCCCTTCTACCACTGTTGGCGTAAGTACCTTAGGTGTGTGTCGATCGATCGATCTTGTTCAGCTTGGGTGCTTGCTCCTTTCGATCTTGGTGGTGCTGTTCTCGCTGAGAAGAGACGGGATTTAATCGGCAAGCATCAATGTTGCTGCTTGGAAGACGGAGACTGTTGTTCCCTGTACTGTCAGGATGTGTCCTGATTCTCTTGCTTGTAAACCCAGCCCTGGGTGCTTCAGATAGCCTGGAGGATTTGAATTTAAGCTACAGGACTGCTCAGCCTTTGGAGGTAAATTTCAGAGCTCATTTCGATTTTCACTACTGCATTTATCTCTACAAGGGTCATCTGAATGTCTGAATATCACTCACTGGCTGACAACAACACTTGTTTTGGTTGAACTGTTGTGTTGCAGCTGACGCCCAAGCTGTCGCTCCAACTGAAGCTGCACGCCTTCCTGCTGTGGTCGTCCGTCGGCTTCCTGATGCCGGTCGGGGTGCTGCTGATCAGGGTGTCGAGCAACGTCAGAAGCGCCAAGTCCGTCAGAGTCCTCTTCTACTGCCACGTTGCGGCGCAGATCGCCGCCGTGGTGCTGGCCACCGCCGGCGCGGTTCTGTCGGTGAAGAACTTCGAGAATGCGTTCAACAACACCCACCAGAGGATCGGGCTGGCCCTCTACGGCCTCATCTGGCTCCAGCCGGTCATCGGCTTCATCAGGCCCGACAGGTTTAGCCTAAGCTCCATCAAGATTTTACTACATTTCTTTCTGCATCTTCGGTGAAGCTTATCATCTGAAGAATTTGTTTGATCAGGGGCGTGAAGGCGAGGAGCGTGTGGTACCTGGCGCACTGGCTGCTTGGCATCGTGGTGTGCGTGGTGGGGGTGGCCAACGTGTACATCGGCCTCCACACGTACCGGGAGAGGACCGGGAGGAGCGTCGGGCTCTGGACGGTGCTGC
This Lolium perenne isolate Kyuss_39 chromosome 1, Kyuss_2.0, whole genome shotgun sequence DNA region includes the following protein-coding sequences:
- the LOC127327603 gene encoding cytochrome b561 domain-containing protein At2g30890, which produces MLLLGRRRLLFPVLSGCVLILLLVNPALGASDSLEDLNLSYRTAQPLELTPKLSLQLKLHAFLLWSSVGFLMPVGVLLIRVSSNVRSAKSVRVLFYCHVAAQIAAVVLATAGAVLSVKNFENAFNNTHQRIGLALYGLIWLQPVIGFIRPDRGVKARSVWYLAHWLLGIVVCVVGVANVYIGLHTYRERTGRSVGLWTVLLTVEVSALALAYLLQDRWNHVVRLRQEETAAVGDGRSETTTEEPAYPANDHKEVAVMP